One genomic segment of Sparus aurata chromosome 24, fSpaAur1.1, whole genome shotgun sequence includes these proteins:
- the ccdc14 gene encoding uncharacterized protein ccdc14 isoform X3 — translation MRGAAKSKVVSSGRLTGRVKVQPARRQVTPNPAPAACLEPAYSLYSTDSEDQVTSLHHGLDRCAALLSGILQAEKPALPSLPRAVAAKAAKSRPCTSLGKKPIKKQPTLTAQKSRQSVLHGPGSTTPRTTHQSAVSPAHVGVKLHPPQKQAPTLLRSPSPPSNSQTLRHPSPTQPPPQTSPSPSQPQTPVPPHLPVADCQPTVQTPQAHCKAGCDREEDDFVPVRDTDTQSTATDAHTAVRNTHPHTHTCTVKLSDMQLEHGAADEVPQDKHSREDSSAETQVKVRTVQFLLGELRALIVGQVSALQEELTTAQTRLQELQDDLTSAKQLHKALEDTQSQLRDRDAEIALIKTDLEATRRRLLDSEREKSELTLLAQQRLQEIGHLNRTLQSQTTTDVPVVGDSSVSRLTKQHFDQHQHRRDPAERPADCITQYLMSLGQLEPTHSGLECVAAEREGNAQEQRKLASVQLKDTLLHADVRSQRGDKPAETSAHHQNTHVVQSHGLDKVQSGGPPLNSTLSQCDVESVWSDMSTRSDSTFDTRAEVAFRDGLSALDASIASLQRTIQLDLRR, via the exons ATGAGAGGAGCAGCTAAAAGCAAG GTGGTGTCATCAGGGAGGCTGACGGGAAGAGTCAAAGTGCAGCCTGCTAGACGACA AGTGACTCCAAATCCAGCACCAGCAGCCTGCCTGGAGCCGGCCTACTCTCTCTACTCCACAGACTCTGAGGACCAG GTCACCTCTCTCCATCACGGTCTGGACCGGTGTGCCGCCCTGCTCAGTGGCATCCTTCAGGCCGAGAAACCAG CCTTGCCAAGCCTTCCCAGAGCGGTGGCGGCTAAAGCAGCCAAGTCAAGACCATGTACCTCACTGGGGAAGAAGCCCATCAAGAAACAACCTACACTGACAG ctcagaAGAGCCGTCAGTCAGTCCTGCATGGTCCAGGCAGCACAACTCCACGCACCAcacatcagtctgctgtttCACCTGCACACGTGGGAGTGAAGCTCCATCCACCTCAGAAACAAGCTCCCACCCTGCTGCGCTCTCCCTCACCACCGTCAAACTCCCAAACGCTGCGGCATCCATCTCCCACCCAGCCCCCACCTCAGACCTCCCCGTCTCCATCCCAGCCCCAGACCCCCGTCCCCCCACACCTCCCTGTTGCTGACTGCCAGCCCACCGTTCAAACTCCACAAGCACACTGTAAGGCAGGGTGTGATAGAGAAGAGGACGACTTTGTTCCCGTGAGAGACACCGATACCCAAAGCACCgccacagatgcacacacagctgtgagaaacacacacccacacacacacacctgtaccgTGAAGCTGTCAGATATGCAGCTGGAGCACGGAGCGGCTGATGAAGTCCCCCAGGACAAACACAGCAGGGAGGACAGCAGTGCAGAAACACAAGTGAAAGTGAGGACAGTCCAGTTTCTGCTGGGAGAACTCAGAGCTCTGATCGTTGGACAAG TGTCGGCTCTGCAGGAGGAGCTCACCACAGCTCAGACCCGGCTGCAGGAACTGCAGGACGACCTCACCAGTGCAAAACAACTACATAAAGCcctggaggacacacagagCCAGCTGAGAGACAGGGACGCAGAGATTGCACTCATCAAGACAG aCTTGGAAGCCACTAGAAGAAGGTTGCTGGACAGTGAAAGGGAGAAGAGTGAGTTGACCTTACTTGCCCAGCAGAGACTGCAAGAGATAGGACACCTTAACAG GACTCTTCAGAGTCAGACTACCACAGATGTGCCTGTGGTTGGTGACAGCTCAGTGTCTCGGctaacaaaacaacatttcgACCAACACCAGCACCGACGGGATCCAGCAGAGCGCCCCGCTGACTGCATCACCCAGTACCTGATGTCTCTGGGTCAGCTGGAGCCCACACACTCAGGGCTTGAGTGTgtggctgcagagagagaaggaaatgCACAGGAGCAAAGGAAGCTGGCCTCAGTCCAGCTGAAAGACACACTACTACATGCTGATGTCAGATCTCAGCGAGGTGACAAACCTGCAGAGACTTCAGCCCATCATCAGAACACTCATGTCGTCCAGTCACATGGTTTAGATAAAGTCCAGTCGGGAGGGCCACCGCTGAACTCAACACTGTCCCAGTGTGACGTGGAGTCTGTATGGTCTGATATGAGCACACGGTCAGATTCCACCTTTGACACCAGAGCTGAGGTAGCGTTCAGAGATGGCCTGTCAGCGCTGGATGCTAGCATAGCCAGTTTGCAGAGGACAATTCAGCTGGATCTCAGAAGGTGA
- the ccdc14 gene encoding coiled-coil domain-containing protein 14 isoform X1, with product MRGAAKSKVVSSGRLTGRVKVQPARRQVTPNPAPAACLEPAYSLYSTDSEDQVTSLHHGLDRCAALLSGILQAEKPALPSLPRAVAAKAAKSRPCTSLGKKPIKKQPTLTAQKSRQSVLHGPGSTTPRTTHQSAVSPAHVGVKLHPPQKQAPTLLRSPSPPSNSQTLRHPSPTQPPPQTSPSPSQPQTPVPPHLPVADCQPTVQTPQAHCKAGCDREEDDFVPVRDTDTQSTATDAHTAVRNTHPHTHTCTVKLSDMQLEHGAADEVPQDKHSREDSSAETQVKVRTVQFLLGELRALIVGQGSVAERLLCHLEQTIASPLITVGCSNIHTEPDLPSLHSQNSQLHSSGRILLEEREKAESQTNRETLCSLEVSALQEELTTAQTRLQELQDDLTSAKQLHKALEDTQSQLRDRDAEIALIKTDLEATRRRLLDSEREKSELTLLAQQRLQEIGHLNRTLQSQTTTDVPVVGDSSVSRLTKQHFDQHQHRRDPAERPADCITQYLMSLGQLEPTHSGLECVAAEREGNAQEQRKLASVQLKDTLLHADVRSQRGDKPAETSAHHQNTHVVQSHGLDKVQSGGPPLNSTLSQCDVESVWSDMSTRSDSTFDTRAEVAFRDGLSALDASIASLQRTIQLDLRR from the exons ATGAGAGGAGCAGCTAAAAGCAAG GTGGTGTCATCAGGGAGGCTGACGGGAAGAGTCAAAGTGCAGCCTGCTAGACGACA AGTGACTCCAAATCCAGCACCAGCAGCCTGCCTGGAGCCGGCCTACTCTCTCTACTCCACAGACTCTGAGGACCAG GTCACCTCTCTCCATCACGGTCTGGACCGGTGTGCCGCCCTGCTCAGTGGCATCCTTCAGGCCGAGAAACCAG CCTTGCCAAGCCTTCCCAGAGCGGTGGCGGCTAAAGCAGCCAAGTCAAGACCATGTACCTCACTGGGGAAGAAGCCCATCAAGAAACAACCTACACTGACAG ctcagaAGAGCCGTCAGTCAGTCCTGCATGGTCCAGGCAGCACAACTCCACGCACCAcacatcagtctgctgtttCACCTGCACACGTGGGAGTGAAGCTCCATCCACCTCAGAAACAAGCTCCCACCCTGCTGCGCTCTCCCTCACCACCGTCAAACTCCCAAACGCTGCGGCATCCATCTCCCACCCAGCCCCCACCTCAGACCTCCCCGTCTCCATCCCAGCCCCAGACCCCCGTCCCCCCACACCTCCCTGTTGCTGACTGCCAGCCCACCGTTCAAACTCCACAAGCACACTGTAAGGCAGGGTGTGATAGAGAAGAGGACGACTTTGTTCCCGTGAGAGACACCGATACCCAAAGCACCgccacagatgcacacacagctgtgagaaacacacacccacacacacacacctgtaccgTGAAGCTGTCAGATATGCAGCTGGAGCACGGAGCGGCTGATGAAGTCCCCCAGGACAAACACAGCAGGGAGGACAGCAGTGCAGAAACACAAGTGAAAGTGAGGACAGTCCAGTTTCTGCTGGGAGAACTCAGAGCTCTGATCGTTGGACAAG gcagcGTAGCAGAGAGGCTGCTCTGTCATCTGGAGCAGACCATTGCCTCACCACTGATCACTGTCGGATGTTCAAACATTCACACCGAACCAGACCTGCCATCACTGCACAGCCAGAACAGTCAGCTCcacag CAGTGGGAGGATTCTgttggaggagagggagaaagcaGAGAGCCAGACGAACAGGGAGACACTCTGTAGTTTAGAAG TGTCGGCTCTGCAGGAGGAGCTCACCACAGCTCAGACCCGGCTGCAGGAACTGCAGGACGACCTCACCAGTGCAAAACAACTACATAAAGCcctggaggacacacagagCCAGCTGAGAGACAGGGACGCAGAGATTGCACTCATCAAGACAG aCTTGGAAGCCACTAGAAGAAGGTTGCTGGACAGTGAAAGGGAGAAGAGTGAGTTGACCTTACTTGCCCAGCAGAGACTGCAAGAGATAGGACACCTTAACAG GACTCTTCAGAGTCAGACTACCACAGATGTGCCTGTGGTTGGTGACAGCTCAGTGTCTCGGctaacaaaacaacatttcgACCAACACCAGCACCGACGGGATCCAGCAGAGCGCCCCGCTGACTGCATCACCCAGTACCTGATGTCTCTGGGTCAGCTGGAGCCCACACACTCAGGGCTTGAGTGTgtggctgcagagagagaaggaaatgCACAGGAGCAAAGGAAGCTGGCCTCAGTCCAGCTGAAAGACACACTACTACATGCTGATGTCAGATCTCAGCGAGGTGACAAACCTGCAGAGACTTCAGCCCATCATCAGAACACTCATGTCGTCCAGTCACATGGTTTAGATAAAGTCCAGTCGGGAGGGCCACCGCTGAACTCAACACTGTCCCAGTGTGACGTGGAGTCTGTATGGTCTGATATGAGCACACGGTCAGATTCCACCTTTGACACCAGAGCTGAGGTAGCGTTCAGAGATGGCCTGTCAGCGCTGGATGCTAGCATAGCCAGTTTGCAGAGGACAATTCAGCTGGATCTCAGAAGGTGA
- the ccdc14 gene encoding coiled-coil domain-containing protein 14 isoform X2, with protein sequence MRGAAKSKVVSSGRLTGRVKVQPARRQVTPNPAPAACLEPAYSLYSTDSEDQVTSLHHGLDRCAALLSGILQAEKPALPSLPRAVAAKAAKSRPCTSLGKKPIKKQPTLTAQKSRQSVLHGPGSTTPRTTHQSAVSPAHVGVKLHPPQKQAPTLLRSPSPPSNSQTLRHPSPTQPPPQTSPSPSQPQTPVPPHLPVADCQPTVQTPQAHCKAGCDREEDDFVPVRDTDTQSTATDAHTAVRNTHPHTHTCTVKLSDMQLEHGAADEVPQDKHSREDSSAETQVKVRTVQFLLGELRALIVGQGSVAERLLCHLEQTIASPLITVGCSNIHTEPDLPSLHSQNSQLHSGRILLEEREKAESQTNRETLCSLEVSALQEELTTAQTRLQELQDDLTSAKQLHKALEDTQSQLRDRDAEIALIKTDLEATRRRLLDSEREKSELTLLAQQRLQEIGHLNRTLQSQTTTDVPVVGDSSVSRLTKQHFDQHQHRRDPAERPADCITQYLMSLGQLEPTHSGLECVAAEREGNAQEQRKLASVQLKDTLLHADVRSQRGDKPAETSAHHQNTHVVQSHGLDKVQSGGPPLNSTLSQCDVESVWSDMSTRSDSTFDTRAEVAFRDGLSALDASIASLQRTIQLDLRR encoded by the exons ATGAGAGGAGCAGCTAAAAGCAAG GTGGTGTCATCAGGGAGGCTGACGGGAAGAGTCAAAGTGCAGCCTGCTAGACGACA AGTGACTCCAAATCCAGCACCAGCAGCCTGCCTGGAGCCGGCCTACTCTCTCTACTCCACAGACTCTGAGGACCAG GTCACCTCTCTCCATCACGGTCTGGACCGGTGTGCCGCCCTGCTCAGTGGCATCCTTCAGGCCGAGAAACCAG CCTTGCCAAGCCTTCCCAGAGCGGTGGCGGCTAAAGCAGCCAAGTCAAGACCATGTACCTCACTGGGGAAGAAGCCCATCAAGAAACAACCTACACTGACAG ctcagaAGAGCCGTCAGTCAGTCCTGCATGGTCCAGGCAGCACAACTCCACGCACCAcacatcagtctgctgtttCACCTGCACACGTGGGAGTGAAGCTCCATCCACCTCAGAAACAAGCTCCCACCCTGCTGCGCTCTCCCTCACCACCGTCAAACTCCCAAACGCTGCGGCATCCATCTCCCACCCAGCCCCCACCTCAGACCTCCCCGTCTCCATCCCAGCCCCAGACCCCCGTCCCCCCACACCTCCCTGTTGCTGACTGCCAGCCCACCGTTCAAACTCCACAAGCACACTGTAAGGCAGGGTGTGATAGAGAAGAGGACGACTTTGTTCCCGTGAGAGACACCGATACCCAAAGCACCgccacagatgcacacacagctgtgagaaacacacacccacacacacacacctgtaccgTGAAGCTGTCAGATATGCAGCTGGAGCACGGAGCGGCTGATGAAGTCCCCCAGGACAAACACAGCAGGGAGGACAGCAGTGCAGAAACACAAGTGAAAGTGAGGACAGTCCAGTTTCTGCTGGGAGAACTCAGAGCTCTGATCGTTGGACAAG gcagcGTAGCAGAGAGGCTGCTCTGTCATCTGGAGCAGACCATTGCCTCACCACTGATCACTGTCGGATGTTCAAACATTCACACCGAACCAGACCTGCCATCACTGCACAGCCAGAACAGTCAGCTCcacag TGGGAGGATTCTgttggaggagagggagaaagcaGAGAGCCAGACGAACAGGGAGACACTCTGTAGTTTAGAAG TGTCGGCTCTGCAGGAGGAGCTCACCACAGCTCAGACCCGGCTGCAGGAACTGCAGGACGACCTCACCAGTGCAAAACAACTACATAAAGCcctggaggacacacagagCCAGCTGAGAGACAGGGACGCAGAGATTGCACTCATCAAGACAG aCTTGGAAGCCACTAGAAGAAGGTTGCTGGACAGTGAAAGGGAGAAGAGTGAGTTGACCTTACTTGCCCAGCAGAGACTGCAAGAGATAGGACACCTTAACAG GACTCTTCAGAGTCAGACTACCACAGATGTGCCTGTGGTTGGTGACAGCTCAGTGTCTCGGctaacaaaacaacatttcgACCAACACCAGCACCGACGGGATCCAGCAGAGCGCCCCGCTGACTGCATCACCCAGTACCTGATGTCTCTGGGTCAGCTGGAGCCCACACACTCAGGGCTTGAGTGTgtggctgcagagagagaaggaaatgCACAGGAGCAAAGGAAGCTGGCCTCAGTCCAGCTGAAAGACACACTACTACATGCTGATGTCAGATCTCAGCGAGGTGACAAACCTGCAGAGACTTCAGCCCATCATCAGAACACTCATGTCGTCCAGTCACATGGTTTAGATAAAGTCCAGTCGGGAGGGCCACCGCTGAACTCAACACTGTCCCAGTGTGACGTGGAGTCTGTATGGTCTGATATGAGCACACGGTCAGATTCCACCTTTGACACCAGAGCTGAGGTAGCGTTCAGAGATGGCCTGTCAGCGCTGGATGCTAGCATAGCCAGTTTGCAGAGGACAATTCAGCTGGATCTCAGAAGGTGA